Part of the Candidatus Thorarchaeota archaeon genome, TGCGTGGTCGGGGCCGCGGGCATGTTGGGCCGCGAGTTGGTCCGGCTGTGCGGTCGGCAACTGCCGATGGTGACCCTGCACGCGGTGGACCTGCCCGCGGTGGACATCAGCGATGCGGCGGCGACGGACGGGCTGATCGGCCGGCTGGCCCCGACGCTGGTGATCAACGCCGCCGCCTACACCGACGTGGACGGATGCGAGCGTCACCAGGAGCTGGCCTGGGCGGTCAACGCCGAGGGGCCGGGCAACCTGGCCCGAAGCTGCCTGGAGCACGGTGCCCGCCTGGTACAGGTGAGCACGGATTTCGTCTTTGATGGCCGCAAGCGGGTGCCCTACGTACCCGGGGACGCGATCAACCCGCTCAGCGTCTACGGGCGAAGCAAGGCCGAAGGTGAGCGCCG contains:
- a CDS encoding sugar nucleotide-binding protein encodes the protein MLGRELVRLCGRQLPMVTLHAVDLPAVDISDAAATDGLIGRLAPTLVINAAAYTDVDGCERHQELAWAVNAEGPGNLARSCLEHGARLVQVSTDFVFDGRKRVPYVPGDAINPLSVYGRSKAEGERRVREALGDHVIVRTSWLFAAQGRNFVRTILGLAARDDELRVV